A genomic segment from Nicotiana tabacum cultivar K326 chromosome 7, ASM71507v2, whole genome shotgun sequence encodes:
- the LOC107780291 gene encoding phylloplanin-like: MASAKNFLIFLLAALIATPVAVAQLVSIRIGGVVFCSVNSNLDVINGLTTQVFPNASVQLQCGAGNVISSTTTNGSGVFSLVLDPLINTLPLLLSNCSLVVLTPLSTCNASLTSVGILQSSLQIVNTIIGSLGLRPSVNLGPTGFLLNLN, from the exons ATGGCTTCAGCAAAAAATTTCTTGATTTTCCTTTTGGCTGCATTAATCGCAACCCCCGTTGCAGTAGCCCAGCTTGTTTCAATACGTATAGGTGGGGTTGTGTTTTGCAGCGTTAACAGCAATTTAGATGTCATCAACGGACTCACTACCCAAGTTTTCccta ATGCATCAGTGCAATTGCAGTGTGGAGCAGGAAATGTGATATCAAGCACAACAACAAATGGATCGGGAGTGTTTTCCTTGGTGTTGGATCCTCTTATAAATACTTTGCCATTGCTATTGTCCAACTGCAGTCTAGTGGTTCTAACTCCACTCTCAACATGTAACGCGAGCTTAACATCTGTTGGGATTTTGCAGTCATCCTTGCAGATTGTAAATACCATTATTGGAAGTCTCGGCCTTCGTCCTAGTGTCAATTTAGGTCCTACTGGTTTTTTACTTAATCTTAATTAA